The stretch of DNA tctcatctctcttttcccggtcctgttgaagggtctcggcccgaaatgtcgactgtactcttttctgtagatgctgtcgaCTAGTTCCcgaagagaactctgataggccagtcagatggttcactgctgctcagcgatagaacattaaaaaaatcatatgtacaattaagaaaaaTAGTAGAAagactggagtcatgatgatcacgatgaagtctgctggagagagacatttatacacatgctgtcctccatagttcagagagattgaaggatacggttacagggtgacaaaacgtggcaggagcacttggaactaaaaactaatccctatcgggagaaaacagcacctgctctttccacactgttctccagcagtcggaacataactcacaagtgctcttgaaagtccctacctgccaacaaccaagcattgccatcctggtccccttcatgatagcttatgaagaagcatatgacttccctcccagagatgataggtgtttgtgtactcaactcttgaaggcttggaccccatcgtcgCAGATGTTTCAACCACAGCATCTAGAAGActgttccaaattctgatagcacagtgaaggaagcttctATCCAGTGTGTAGGTTCTTGCATCAGGGACAGAAACAGCATAAGCAGGCATAGATAAACATAGATTGTGTGATGCGCCGTCTCTGATAAGATGAAGGCAACATGGCGTGAAGGTCTGCAGGGCTGTGGCTGGTGTGCATTTTGTATGGCAAAGTAGCTGCAGCAACCTGTCGTCTGTGGTGTAAGCTACAGATGGCTAGCTTCTCACGAGCTGTGGCTTCATCTACACCTATAGTCCTGAGAGCCTTTCTGTGAATGAATCAAGCTGGCTGAGGACACTCTGTGAGGCATCCATCCGTGATAAGCATGGATCCGTGCTCAGTTAGAAAATCAGGAGATGTTCCTCCAACTTGGACTGAACCtctctgtaacagtgtgatgacaATCCTCACCATAGAGATTAAATTTATTTCATCTGAAATGCTGTCTTTCATCCATTGATAACTTTTGTAAATGTTTTTGCAGGTTGGAAATGACAGCAAATTTCTGTACAGGAATCTCAATCACAACAATATTTCCTTTGTAACACCAATATATCTGCAGTtgatccttggagatgaagaTGTATCTCATTCCATCTGGAAACAAGTTTTGTGTCTGAAGTGAAGTTTTATGTGTGACTCTGTGCAATCCACGAGAACCAGGGAGCTGAGAACAAACCAGCACTTGTTCACTCGAGATCAGTTCATCAACTACATTGACTATACgaagcattcactctgtctgatgtTTGACTTGGTGAATTGCCAGCAGGGATTATCATTCTCCTCTTGGTGTGTTATTCTCTCACTCGGCAAACCGCAGACACGACAGTGAACAGAGGGGGAAGCCAGTTCACCtctgtgtgtgggacagggtctACACAGTCATCCaacctgaagatacatcagcaagttcacaccacagtgagatgGTTCGCCCGTTCCGTCTGCGGGAagagattcattcagtcatccacaCCAATACATCAGAAAATTCACAGCAGTGAGGGGCCAATCGCTTGCTCCGTGTGTAGGAAGGGTTTCACTCACTCAGCCGATCCACAGAGACACCAGTGAGCCGACAGGGGGGACAGTTCAACTGTTCTGTATGgggaaagagattcactcagtcatctgatctgctgACACTCAAGTgtgttcacactgggcagaggctgttcacctgctcacactgtgggaagggattcaatcgaaaATCCCAGCTACaagcacaccagcgagttcagatggtagagaggccgttcacctgctcagactgcatGAAGGGGTTCACACATTTATCTCACCTACAGATacaccagcgagtccacactggtgagaggccattcacctgctcagtgtgtgggaagggattcagtcgatcATCTGCCCTattggtacaccagcgagttcacactggggagaggccgttcacctgctcagactgtgggaagggattcactcaatcatctgacctacaggcacaccagtcagttcacacaggAGTGTACCcatacacctgctcagactgtgggaagggattcacgaagccatctaaactgaaggtacaccagcgagttcacactggggagaagccattcacttgctcagattgtgggaaggggttcactcaatcatctgacctacatgcacaccagcgagttcacactggggagtggccattcacatgctcagactgtgggaagggattcactcagtcatctaagctgaaggtacatcagcgagttcacactggggagagaccgtttacctgttcagtgtgtgggaagagattcactcgatcatctcacCTACAGGCACATAAGtcacttcacactggggagtggccaatcacctgctcagactgtgggaagggattcactcagtcatctcaactgaaggtacatcagcgagttcacactggggagaggccttttAGATgtacagtgtgtgggaagggattcactcaattatCTCACTTACAGGCACacaagttagttcacactggggagagaccattcacctgctccgactgcgggaagcgattcactcagtcatctcaactgaaggtacaccagcgggttcacactggggagaggccgttcacctgttgagtatgtgggaagggattcactcagttaactCACCTACGGGCACCTCAGTTAGTTcacgtgctcagactgtggggaaggtTATCCCACAGTCATTTTCACTGCTGTGACACCAGTTCGTTGACAATAGTGAGAGGCCATTGACCTGCTCTGTGTGGAGGAAGGCATTCACTCAGTCGTCTTCCCCTGTCGGTGAGTTCATGCTGGAGAGACCAATTATCTGCTGAAAACGTGTGACAGGATTAattcagtcatctcaactgaggCTACACCAGTGagttagaaacagaaaacctatagcacaatacaggcccttcggcccaaaaaaattgtgccaaacatgtccctaccttagaaattattaggcttacctatagccctctattttactaagctccaagtacctatctgaaagtctcttaaaagaccctatcatatgcacctccaccaccgtcgccggcagcccactccacgcactcaccactctctcagtaaaaaacttacccctgacatctctgtacctactctccagcaccttaaacctgtgcattgtggcaaccatttcagccctgggaagaagtctctgactatccatacaatcaatgcctctcatcatcttatacacctccatcaggtcacctctcatccttcgtcactccaaggagaaaaagtcgagttcacactggagagaggctgttcagcttctcaaactgtgggaagggatataCGAagaatgattgataagttcatggcttaaggtagaagaggccaattttagaaaactgagcacatttatttttcaacatagtcccctcctacatttacacacttagtccagcggtcatggagcatacggatcttggacctccagaaagtgtccacagcagggtgattcataggttcgtggcctaaggtaggagatgcacatgcagttcaactctttgagtgattatgcagaaagttttaagttaataactcatcaggggtgattgataagtttgtggcctaaggtagaaggatatGTTATTAATTtcgaactttctgcataatcactcaaagagttgaactgcatgtgcatgtaatgagagctgtataactcatctccatctaccttagACCATGAACTTATCAGTCATCTCTCATACACCGTGTGACACACTACCAACTTCACACTGGGGGAAAATGTTCCGATGAGCTGCAGGCTGGGTACTTAGGATTGCTGTAACCAGAGGCAAGTTCACAAGTGACTGTTGTTGTCAAACTCTGCAATTACTGCTGCTGTTCatcaaacccaggtcactggggATGGGAGGAGTTTTTTCTGATGTTCACATTTAATGGGACTGGTGTttatgagataaataaatcagttctattttaaactctgtctccggtACTCAGTGAATCTACAACACTCCCAGTGTACAATAGGCAGCCAACTCCACCCAGATGGTCCCTGCCAGTATTTCTGTTCTACGACAGACTGTTTAAGTCTGACCCTGTTGTTCACCCCCTCGCTCTCCCTGTGTggtgggttccaaacagtcaccactctgtgggtgaagggatttcCCTTGAGTTTCCTGCATGAcattctgcagactgaagaagacgAGCTGACTGTGGTTACGTCTGACATGTTGTTAGTCCCTCAAATCTCTGGATTGAGGACTAATGGTAGTTAAACACCTAATTCATTGCTTGCGGTGTGAGAGGGATTCGCTATGTCGTCTGACCTGATG from Hemitrygon akajei chromosome 28, sHemAka1.3, whole genome shotgun sequence encodes:
- the LOC140717826 gene encoding uncharacterized protein; the protein is MVERPFTCSDCMKGFTHLSHLQIHQRVHTGERPFTCSVCGKGFSRSSALLVHQRVHTGERPFTCSDCGKGFTQSSDLQAHQSVHTGVYPYTCSDCGKGFTKPSKLKVHQRVHTGEKPFTCSDCGKGFTQSSDLHAHQRVHTGEWPFTCSDCGKGFTQSSKLKVHQRVHTGERPFTCSVCGKRFTRSSHLQAHKSLHTGEWPITCSDCGKGFTQSSQLKVHQRVHTGERPFRCTVCGKGFTQLSHLQAHKLVHTGERPFTCSDCGKRFTQSSQLKVHQRVHTGERPFTC